From Hymenobacter sediminicola:
GAAATAGATACGGTCCTGCTCCGGGTTTACCAGAAACTCCACGGTGCCCACGTTGTTGTACTGCACCGCCCGGCCCAGCCGCAAAGCATAGTCGTAGAGTAGCTCGCGCAGGTGGTCAGGCAGGTGCAGCGACGGCGCCACCTCTACTACTTTCTGGTAGCGCCGCTGCACCGAGCAGTCCCGCTCGTAGAGGTGCATCAGCCCGCCATAGTTGTCGGCTACCAACTGCACTTCAATGTGCTTGGGTTGCTCTACAAACTTCTCCAGAAACACGGTATCGTCGCCGAAGGCTTTCAGGGCTTCGTTGCGAGCCTCAAAGAAGCCCCGCTCCAGTTGGTCATCGTCGCGGATAACGCGCATGCCACGCCCGCCACCGCCAGAAGCAGCTTTCAGCATCACGGGGTAGCCGATGCGTTGGGCTTCGTGTTTGGCAATGTCGATGTCGGTGAGGTCCTGCTCGCTACTCTCGATGATGGGCACCTGGCATTCTACTGCCACCCGCTTGGCAGCTACTTTGTCGCCGAGGGCTTCCATTACTTCCGGCCGGGGCCCCACGAAAATGAGACCTTCCTCACGGCAGCGCCGGGCCAGCGTGGCATTCTCACTAAGGAACCCATAACCGGGATGAATAGCATCGGCACCGTTGGCCTTGGCCGTCCGGATAAGCCCCTCAATGTCCAGATACGGTTTCAGCGGCTCATCGTCACGCCCAATCTGGTAGGCCTCGTCGGCTTTGTAGCGGTGCAGCGAGTACCGGTCCTCGTACGTGTAAATGGCTACCGTCGTGATGCCTAGCTCAGTAGCGGCGCGCATCACACGAATAGCAATTTCGCCACGGTTGGCGACCAGCAGTTTGCGGATATTCATCAGGAAAAGCGGTGTAAGGGTGGCGAAGTAGTGCGGCTGGCAAGCTACAGAAACCAAAAAGAACTTTCAGCGAAAATTCGCTAAAAGTTCTTTCCTGAGGTTAGCAAGATGAATTCGCAAGTAGTTAACCTCTTGTAATCAGCTAAATACAAACCATCCAACAAGAAATTTCAGAGGCTGCACGTGTCACCTGTTCAGTTGCAATGCGCTATTTCTGCAGCACTTTCACGCTGAGCCGGCGGTTCATGGCGCGGCCAACTTCGGTCTGGTTAGAAGCTACCGGATAGTTGGAGCCGTAGCCACGGGCATCGAGGCGAGACGGGCTGACGCCCATGTCTACAAGTGCTGTCCAGGCGGTGCGGGCGCGAGCTTCACTCAGCTGCCGGTTCATCTTGTATGTGCCTGTGCTATCCGTATAGCCTCCGATTTTCAACCGAATATTTGGATAGGCCTTCATCAGAGCCGCAATATTCTGCAACTGCGGCATCGACTCTTTCGTCAGGGTAGCTTTTCCAACCTCGAAATAGACTCGGTCGAAGCTCATCCAGCCAGCAGACAGGTTTACAGTATCAACCTTTGCTTTGGGGTCGGACACGAATTTGTAGAGGAAGCTTTCGGTAGAACTGGTGCCTACGCTAGCTAGTTTGTGGCCGTTGGGCAATTGCAGGGTTGTAAGCGCACCCGTCTCGTAGATATAATTCCCAGACTTCGCGTCGTAATGACCACTGACGGCTGGTGGAGCAATTCGGGTAGCAGGGCGCCGGGTAGCCACGTAAGGACTTGGCCGGCCAGCCGCTGGCACAGTGGTGCCGGTAACAGAAGTGCCGGCAACAGAAGTGCCCACTTTGGCTAGCGGCCGTGTTGCGGCTGAGGTAGCCGCAATAGGAACTGTAGTTGCAGGAGCCAGCTTAGGATTAGCACCAGGAGCTAGCGCAACTGACGCAACAGGGCTTGCAGACGCCGTTACCGGCATAGTGCGCGGCACCGATGAGGATGTAGTGCGAGCAGCCGGCGCCGGAGTAGACGGAATAATCTGACACTGCTGTATGTATGTGAGGTGGTTGCGGGCGAGAACTGGCGCCGAAACGGCGGCAGTGCCCGTAGCAACGGTCAGCTTTTCCTCTTTGCTGTCTGCTGCCCCGCGAGACTTCCCTTTTTTGCCCGCTACCTTTTTCTCCTCCGGATGGAGCACAAAGTTTCCATTGGCCGTCTTGCCAGTCAGCAGGAATATGTCGTTGATGGTTTCCGTCTGGTAGCTAGGCTGGCTCACCTGCACCGTATAGGGCCCCCCTACTGCCAACTCCTCCACCACGAAGTTACCGGCAGCATCAGTTGTAGCATTGCGCTTCACTCCTGAAGGGATATGCACCACCGTTACGGAAGCCTTGGCCAGCAGCTGGTTATCAGTGGAGCGCACCACCCCAATTATGCCGGTAGTGCCCTGCACCTGCCCTGATCCTGCATGCAGAAGCAGCGAGCAGCAGAAAAGTAATACGGAAGTAATAAAGTACTTCATGGAGGGAAATTGAATAGCAAGTACAAAATGGACGTATAAATGTAATATTTTTTCTAAAAACTATTCAAATATAATCTGTATCAAAACTATTTTTTTATGGATTATACGAACTTACTATTCTACCAGTCTCTCCTTACACTTCAATCATTCAGCGTTTTATCCAGCACCAGAAAGCACATAGGCTCCCGTGCAGGACGCGTAAAAACCTTATGCGTAAGGCTGAGTTGTGATGTGGACCTACTCCAACCCATATCCTATGGATTTCGCAGACAAGAACATCCTCATCGTTGGTGCCTCCTCGGGCATTGGGCTGGCAACGGCGCAACTACTTAAGCAACTCGGTGCCCATCTCTACACCGCTTCGCGCCAGTTGACGCCCGCACTGGAGGAAATCGGGTCTGATTTCATGGAACTGGATTCCACGCAGCCTTTGGGCACCGCGCTGGATGGGTTGCCGGAAGTGCTGCACGGCGTGGTGTATTGCCCGGGCAATATCCGGCTGCGGCCTTTCGAGCGGATTTCGGCTGATGACTTTCGGGCCGACTTTGAGCTGAACGTAATGGGCGCAGTACAGGTACTGCAGGCAACCATGAAGCGGCTGAAAAAGGCCAACGGTGCTTCCGCTGTGCTCTTCAGCACGGTAGCTGCCGAAACCGGCATGGCATTTCACACCAGCATTGCTACTGCCAAGGCAGCAGTGGAAGGCCTGACACGTGCCCTGGCGGCCGAATACGCGGCCAGCAACATTCGGGTGAATGCCGTGGCTCCTTCCCTCACCAATACTCCGCTGGCGGCCACCCTGCTCAGCACCCCCGAAAAGATAGATGCTAGTGCCAAGCGGCATCCGCTGCAGCGTATCGGTGAGCCAAAGGACATAGCCTACATGGCCTCCTTCCTACTCTCCGACCATAGCTCCTTTATTACGGGCCAAGTGCTGCCGGTAGATGGCGGCATGAGCCGATTGAAGTAGCCGCTTCTTTACTAGTTACCCAAGCGTCCGGCAGTTCATCTAGACTTTATGGCAACTATTTCCTTATTCTGGCACCGCCGCGACCTGCGCTTCGAAGACAATGTAGGCTTGGCGGCTGCGCTACAGGCCGAGCATCCGGTTGTGCCCCTTTTTATCTTCGATCCGGAAATCCTGGATAAGCTGGAAAACCGGCACGATGCCCGGGTGACCTTTATTTATGATGAGGTGGAGCGTCTGCGGCAAGAAGCCAAAGCGGCGGGCGGGAGCTTTTTGGTCCGCTACGGCCACCCTGTGCAGGTGATACAGCAGCTACTCAAGGAGCTGGATGTAGCTGCAGTCTACACCAACCATGATTACGAGCCGTATGCCGCCACGCGGGAGGCTGCCGTGAAAGAGTTGCTGGACAAGCATTCCGTAGCGTTTCATACGTTTAAAGACCAGGTTATCTTCGAGAAGGATGAGCTGCTGACTAAAGGAGGGCTGCCATATAAGATTTACGGCCCTTATAAGCGCAGTTGGCTCGCAAAGCTCACGGAGCAGGATTACCAGACCAGTCCATCGGCCAGCCACCTTGCTAAGCTGGCCACCGTGAAGGCCGGTCACCACCCAACGTTGCAGGAGTTGGGTTTTGAGCGGAGCAAAGAGCCTGTTCCAGACCGGAAACTGACACTGCACACCCTGGAGCACTACGCGGCCACCCGCGACCTTCCGGCCCGCGACAGTACCAGCCGACTAGGCTTGCACCTGCGCTTTGGCACCGTCAGCATCCGAAAGCTGGTGCAGCGGGCACTGGCCGCACACTCCGACATCTGGCTGAGTGAGCTGATCTGGCGCGACTTCTTTATGCAACTGCTCTGGCACTTTCCTCACACTGCCACCCAGAGCTATGACCCCAAACTGCGCGACATCCGGTGGCGCAACAACGAAGCTGAATTTCAGGCGTGGTGCGAAGGCCGCACTGGCTTTCCACTCATCGATGCTGGCATGCGCCAGCTCAATGCTACAGGCTTCATGCACAACCGAGTGCGCATGGCAGCCGCCAGCTTCCTGATCAAAAATCTGCTGATAGACTGGCGCTGGGGTGAGGCATATTTCGCTGAAAAGCTGCTCGACTACGAAATGGCCTCTAACGTAGGCAACTGGCAATGGGTGGCCGGCACCGGCGCCGATTCGCAGCCTTGGTTTCGGGTGTTCAGCCCGGATGCGCAACTGGCCAAGTTCGATAAACAGCACGCGTACGTAAAGCAGTGGGTTCCGGAGTTCGGCACAGCACGCTACCCAGCTCCTATCGTAGAGCAAGCGGCCTCGCGCGACCGGGCGCTGGCGGCCTACCGTGCTTCCCGCGAGCGGCACTCCTGAGCCGGTGTTGTAGCGCGGAGGCGGGTGTTCTTTTTCTGCTTTCACGAGTTCAGATGCGTAACTTTGCGGGGCAGCGGCGGTTATAGATGCATTATGGAACAGCAACCTACGCCTGCCACCGAGGCGGCCCCCTCACCCAAGGCCCGTATCAAACAGGCCTATCTGGAGTATGTGCTGCGCAAGGGCACTCCACCCGCTTCAGTGTACAAGCTCACACGCAAGCTCAATTTGCCGGAAGAGGAGTTTTACCGCTCCTATGCCAACTTCGACACCATCGACCGGGAACTGTGGGCCGACTTTGGCCGGGATGCCCGTGCTACGGCGGAGCGGGAGCCGGTGTGGGAGCAATACGGCAGCCGCGAAAAGCTGCTGAGCTTCTACTATACTCTGCTTGAAATCCTTAAGCGCAACCGTAGCTATGCGCTGCAGGCGCTGCGCCGCTCGTTGCACCGCATGCCCGGCTTTACGCCCCGCGTGCTCGACGATTTTCGGCAGGAGTTTGAGGTATTCGTAGCTGACATTCTGCGCGAAGGCCGCCGTACAGAGGAAGTAGCCAGCCGGCCGCTGCTGCAGGAGCAGTATCCGCGTGCTTTCTGGCAGCAGATGCTGTTTGTGCTCGGCTTCTTTGCCAAAGACGATACCGTAGATTTCCAGCGTACTGACGCCGCTGTAGAAAAGGCCGTCACGCTGAGTTTCGACCTAGTAGGCCGCAACACATTGGACTCTGCAGTAGACTTTGTGCGCTTTCTGGTGCAGCGCTAGAGCATTGCCACTCAAAGGAAAGTTGAGCTAGCACTTCTGCAGGGCTTCCCATTCCACCTTCCCACTTCTTCTCCAGCCCACACGGTGCATAGGCCAGTCCTATGCGCCGCGTGTTTCCCTGCTTTTCATGGACGAAGCTCCTCATTCTCTCAACTCCCTGCCTACTACCAAGGTGGCGCGGGCCGCACGGTTTGCCAAAACCGGCCTCAATGTGGGGGCCAACTACGTGAAGCATTATGCCAAGCGGGCCGTAGGTGCCGAAAGCACGACAGCCGACCTGCACGCGGCCAACGCGGCGGAGCTTTACGGCACCCTCAGTGAAATGAAGGGCTCTGTGCTGAAGGTAGCCCAGATGCTGGCCATGGAGAAAAACCTCCTGCCCACCGCCTACGCCGACCAATTTGCGCAGGCACAGTATCAGACGCCTCCCCTTTCCGGGCCACTCGTGGTAAAAGCCTTTCGGGACTCGTTCCGCAAATCGCCATTTGAGGTGTTCGATGAGTTTGATATCAACGCGCGGCAGGCTGCCAGTATTGGGCAGGTACATTTTGCGCGTAAGAACAGCAAGCATCTGGCAGTCAAAGTACAATACCCCGGCGTTGCAGACAGTATACGCTCCGATATTCGTTTGGTAAAGCCAATTGCGTTGCGCATCCTAGGGCTCGATGAAGCCACCGTGCGCCCCTATATGGACGAGGTAGAAGCACGCCTGCTGGAGGAAACCGACTATGTGCTGGAGCTTCGCCGCGGCCAGGAAATAGCGGCGGCCTGTACTGGGCTGGCGCATCTGCAGTTTCCGCAGTACTACCCGGAGCTTTCTTCGGCCCGCATTCTGACAATGGACTGGCTGCCCGGCCAGCACCTCAAGGAATTTCTGGCCACTAACCCTACCCAGGAAGTTCGTAACCAGTTGGGGCAGGCACTCTGGGACTTTTATATGTACCAGCTTAATACCCTGCGCCGCGTGCATGCCGATCCGCACCCCGGCAACTTCCTGCTGCAAGCCGAAGCCGGCGGCACCGTGGGTGTGCTGGATTTTGGTTGCGTAAAGGAAATTCCGGCAGATGTGCACCGCCTCTTCACGGCGTTGCTGGCTCCTGAAACACTGGCTGATCCGAACCGCTTGGCAGAGCTATTGACCGAAGCCGGCGTCGTACGCTCGGAGGATGCTCCGGCCAAGCGCGCCTTTTACGTGGATACCATGCGCCAGTCGCTGGAGCTGGTTGGCCGCCCTTTCCGTCAGGATACGTTCGACTTCGGCGACCCAGCCTATCTGCAGAGCCTTTATGCCCTCGGCGACGACCTGATGCAGCAGCCGGAGCTACGCCAGCAGCGCGAGCCCCGAGGCTCTGAGCACTTCATTTACCTCAACCGCACTTACGTCGGGCTCTACGCGCTTCTGACCGAGTTGCGGGCCAGCATCCGAACCAGTTAGCGGTAGTATCTGGCTGAGTTCAAAAACCAACTTGCGTCGGGCGGGTTTACTGACTCCCGATGCAGTCTATGTAGCTACACAGGTAGGCAACGGGGTTCTCCCATTCACTCATTTCCTTTCCATGAAGAAACTCTGGACTCTCTGTGCCGCATTGCTGGGCATGGCATCGGTGGCCTCGGCCCAAACACTGAGCTGTTGCGCCAAAGCACCTGCTGCCAATGCTACCGAAGTATTTGCTATGCTGGCTACCAACGAGGATTTTTCCGGTGGCCACGATGCCCCACTGCCCTTCAACTACCAGGGCACCGGTAGCATGATTCAGTTTAAAACAGCCGATGGGCAGACTAGCAAGGCCTTTGAAATCAAAAGCAACACGCCTTCTGACAAGTACCTGTTCGTGATTCATGAATGGTGGGGCCTGAATGACTACATCAAACAGGAAGCAGCCCGGTTCGCGCAAGAGCTGCCTGGCGTGAACGTTATTGCGCTGGACCTGTATGATGGCCAAGTAGCTACAGACGCCGACCAAGCCGGTAAGCTAATGCAAGGCGCCAAAACCGAAAGGGCTCAGGCCATCATCAATGGGGCGCTGGGCTATGCCGGCCCGAAGGCACAGATAGCCAGCATCGGCTGGTGCTTTGGTGGCGGCTGGAGCATACAGACTGCGCTACTGGCCGGCCCAAAAGCCAAGGCCTGCGTGGCGTACTATGGTATGCCTGAAAAAGATGTAGCCAAGCTCAAGACGCTGAATACAGATGTGCTGTTCGTCTTTGCAAAGCAGGACAAGTGGATCAACCAGGAAGTAGTGAATCAATTCCAGAAGGACATGGCCGCAGCCAAGAAGGGCCTTACGGTGAAAGCCTATGACGCTGACCATGCTTTTGCCAATCCTTCCAATCCCAAATACAGCAAGACCTTTGCTGAGGATGCCCATGCTGCATCGGTGGCTTACCTGAAGAAGAATCTGAAGCTTAAATAGCACAGTCGTCCATTCGTTCCAATACAAAAAGGCTACCCGGTGGGTAGCCTTTTTGTATGCAGCTGGCATCCGAATGAGCAGAGGCGTGGTGCTTACTATGCTGATAATGCCCTATATTTTAGCTCCCTCCCACTTACCACATGGCTATGTATCCTGCTTCCAGTTCCGCTGTTCAAAGCCTACTCGATGAGTACGGCGAAAGCCACCAGAACCCAACTAACAAGCTGGTACACTGGATATGTGTACCGCTGATTATGTTTTCGATACTAGGCCTGCTTTGGTCGGTGCCGGTGCCGCACACCATACGTGACATCAGTCCCTGGCTGAACTGGGCTACGTTGGTCATGGTACTGGCACTGGCTTACTATGTTCGCCTCTCCGGGCGGTTGGCGGTGGGTATGATACTAGTTTGGGGGCTGATGGCCGCCATACTGCGGCTGGTGGCGGCCGAGGCCCCCCTCCCGATGTGGGCTATCTGCCTCCTGATTTTCGTGCTGGCCTGGATTGGGCAGTTCTGGGGGCACAAGGTGGAAGGCAAAAAACCGTCTTTTCTCAAGGATCTGCAGTTTTTACTTATCGGGCCGCTGTGGCTGTTGCACTTCATCTATCGGCAGCTGGGCTGGCGCTATTCGTGAGGCACTTCGGCAGTAGCTTCTGGTATTGCTGGAATCAGGTTTCACTCCAGCAAGCGTTGCAGCAGTTCCTGCAAACTATCCGGCAGCTGCTGCATGTCGTTCAGCACGAAGTAGAGGTCCTGAAATTTATCCTTTTCGAAAGCCGTATCTAGCACTCCATCAAGGCTGAATGGCAGCCGCGTAGGGCTACTGCCAAGGCTGAACTGCACTTCCCCGTGCGAAGAAAGCAACCCCGCTCCGTAGATGCGGAGTCCGGCCGGCTCCTGAATCAGGCCAAACTCGGCCGTGAACCAGTACAAACGGGTAAACAGCTCCAGCGTACCGGGCCAGCGCTGAAAATGGTGCACTGCTGCCTGGCCCAGTTCCTGCAGAAACGTGGCAAAACCCGCATCAGTCAGCAACGGCACGTGCCCGAACACGTCATGAAACATATCGGGCTCCTCTAGGTAATCAAGCTGCTCAAGCCGCCGAAGCCACGTGGTAGCCGGAAACTTCTTCTGGGCCAGCAGGCCAAAAAACGTGGCATCGTCTACGATACCCGGCACGACGACCAACTCCCAGCCCGTAAGCTCGCGTAGCCTTGGATTTACCTCCCTAAAATCAGGAATTGCGTCGCGCCTAAACCCCACGCGCCATACTCCTTCCAGAAATGCGTCGGAGGCCCTGCCCGGCAACAGTTCCATTTGTCGGTCGAAGAGCAGCTGCCATACGTGCTGGTCGGCGGCAGTGTAGCGGCTGTAATGCTGGGTTAGCAGTTGTGGAGATTCTACTACCGGAGAAATGTGTGTAGAAACCATGGGTATTAGAAAAGTGGTAAAAAGAAAAGCCTGACTCCGCTAATGCGGAGTCAGGCTTGGAGAAAGTGCCGGAAGGTATGGTTACCTCTCAAGACACGCCGCAGCCGCTCCGCTTCGTAGGGAAGCGTAATAGGCATAAGCGTAATAGCGAGTGGTAAGCAACATCAGGGTTTGGTTTGATTATAGAAGTAAGCAGAAAGTAAACAAGCCAGAAGCGCAGAAACTTATTCTGCCGCTAGCCGCGAAGCATCCCCACCGTACAGAAACAGCAACAGTAGTATCCCACCCCCACCTGTTGCATTTCTGTCATTCGGGTAGCTACAAAACAGCCTCCACACCCTGGTTTGTTATCCTTTTCTGCGAGTTGCAGTGAAAAATGAGCTAAAAGAGCCGCTGCCTACTGCTTTTCCACCGGCTCCAACTGCCAGCCAGAGGCAAACAACGCCGCCAAGTCGGCTACGCTTTCTGTAAGCTGGTCCCAGCCGTTGAGTAGAAAGTACTGCTCCTGCAAGTGAGCCTCGCTATAAGGCGTCTGTAGCACCGTGGCCAGATCAAAAGGCTGGCGGCGCGTCACGTCACTGATACAATGGTGAATTTCGCCCGAGGACGAAAGCAAACCCGCGCCGTACATCCGAGTTTCGCCCCGCTCCTGCACCAGGCCAAATTGCACCGTAAAACCATAGAGGCGTTCCAGACGGCTGAGTGCTACGGCATCGTCGAGGTGCTGAACCGCCATCTGCCCCAGGAAGTGCAGAAAATCGGCAAAGCGCTGGTCCATCAGAAGCGGGGCGTGGCCAAATACCCCGTGGAACAAATCGGGCTCCTCAATGAAGTCAAATTGCTCCATTGACCGAATCCAGACAGTTGCCGGGAACTTGCGCTGTGCCAGCAGCCCGAAGAACTCAGCATCGTTGAGTGCGCCCTTTACTGGCTCCAGTTGCCAGCCGGTAGCCCGGTACAGCCGTTCACTCACTTCCGAAAAATCGGGAATAGCATTGCGGTGCAGGCCCACCGCTGCCAGGCCCTGCCAGAAGGCAGTGCAGGCCCGCTTGTGCAGCAGGGCGGTCTGGCGGTCGAACAATACTTTCCAGACCAATTGATCCTGGGCAGTGTACCGGTCGTAGTGTTGCTGTAGCATGAGAATGGGCAGAAAAAAAGCCCGGCTCCTTGTCGGAGTCGGGCTTGTTTGAGGTCTTTCAGAGGCGAAGGTGCATGTTGCTCTTCTAGCTTCCGTACCGGCAAAACAGCCCGACTCCGGTCTGCACGGGGCAGATGGAATTCAGATAGGCGCGCTTTGCTGTCAGTTGCATCATGATAGAACAAATATATACAGCTTTATAAATAAGTTGTAGCTCATGAGCCTATATTTTTTTCATGTGTCGCAACATAGAAACTATAGTTTTACTATTACCCCTTTAATTGATAGGGCCATGCTCATAAAAACTAACTGTTACTTTAACCCCTCCTTTCTAAATCTCACCCATTTATTCCCAAAAAGGCATATAACCAGCTACACTACTCTTACCATGCATTGCTGGTAGTAACAGGTGGGGTTTTAGCGCTGAAAACGATAGGTATTGCGCACTAGAAACGTCGAGCTGCCGACATATTTCACTTCTTTCACCACCAAAATCTGTTGCGGGCCCAATAACAGTGTGCGGCGAATCAGACAGTCTCGTTGGTCGTCTTGGCCTATCCCTTCAAACTTAAGACGTAGCGTCTGGTTGGGGAGGGGCGTTTTCTCGACTAGCACCATAGGCACTCCGTCCCATTCCAGTTTTGTGCCGGTATCATCAAGAATGAGTTTGTCGTAGCCCTCCACCTGCTTTCCTTCGGGCTCTTGGTATACGAAGTCGAGGACTAGCTCATTGGAGCGGGGCCGCATTCCATTGAGATAAGTAGGTAACGTAACTGACTTTCGGGAGCTATAGTCCAGGTATGTCAGGGAACCCCGCTCCCACTGCTGCGCCAGCCTGGCTAACTCTTGCATAGTCAGGCGAGGAGTTGCGGATTGGGCACATACATCACCGTTTCCTAGCAGCAGCAGTAGTAGCAGAAGTAATGCTGGTTTTAGCGTACCAGCATCGCCCTGACTATGACTGTGCTGCGGCCGGATCAGGAAATAATCGAGTGAGTACCGGCCACCACCTACCATGGCTACCAGCACAAAGGCCCAGAAAAGCAACTGCTGATAGTACATGCC
This genomic window contains:
- a CDS encoding OmpA family protein; translated protein: MKYFITSVLLFCCSLLLHAGSGQVQGTTGIIGVVRSTDNQLLAKASVTVVHIPSGVKRNATTDAAGNFVVEELAVGGPYTVQVSQPSYQTETINDIFLLTGKTANGNFVLHPEEKKVAGKKGKSRGAADSKEEKLTVATGTAAVSAPVLARNHLTYIQQCQIIPSTPAPAARTTSSSVPRTMPVTASASPVASVALAPGANPKLAPATTVPIAATSAATRPLAKVGTSVAGTSVTGTTVPAAGRPSPYVATRRPATRIAPPAVSGHYDAKSGNYIYETGALTTLQLPNGHKLASVGTSSTESFLYKFVSDPKAKVDTVNLSAGWMSFDRVYFEVGKATLTKESMPQLQNIAALMKAYPNIRLKIGGYTDSTGTYKMNRQLSEARARTAWTALVDMGVSPSRLDARGYGSNYPVASNQTEVGRAMNRRLSVKVLQK
- a CDS encoding SDR family NAD(P)-dependent oxidoreductase, with the protein product MDFADKNILIVGASSGIGLATAQLLKQLGAHLYTASRQLTPALEEIGSDFMELDSTQPLGTALDGLPEVLHGVVYCPGNIRLRPFERISADDFRADFELNVMGAVQVLQATMKRLKKANGASAVLFSTVAAETGMAFHTSIATAKAAVEGLTRALAAEYAASNIRVNAVAPSLTNTPLAATLLSTPEKIDASAKRHPLQRIGEPKDIAYMASFLLSDHSSFITGQVLPVDGGMSRLK
- a CDS encoding cryptochrome/photolyase family protein, whose amino-acid sequence is MATISLFWHRRDLRFEDNVGLAAALQAEHPVVPLFIFDPEILDKLENRHDARVTFIYDEVERLRQEAKAAGGSFLVRYGHPVQVIQQLLKELDVAAVYTNHDYEPYAATREAAVKELLDKHSVAFHTFKDQVIFEKDELLTKGGLPYKIYGPYKRSWLAKLTEQDYQTSPSASHLAKLATVKAGHHPTLQELGFERSKEPVPDRKLTLHTLEHYAATRDLPARDSTSRLGLHLRFGTVSIRKLVQRALAAHSDIWLSELIWRDFFMQLLWHFPHTATQSYDPKLRDIRWRNNEAEFQAWCEGRTGFPLIDAGMRQLNATGFMHNRVRMAAASFLIKNLLIDWRWGEAYFAEKLLDYEMASNVGNWQWVAGTGADSQPWFRVFSPDAQLAKFDKQHAYVKQWVPEFGTARYPAPIVEQAASRDRALAAYRASRERHS
- a CDS encoding TetR family transcriptional regulator C-terminal domain-containing protein; translation: MEQQPTPATEAAPSPKARIKQAYLEYVLRKGTPPASVYKLTRKLNLPEEEFYRSYANFDTIDRELWADFGRDARATAEREPVWEQYGSREKLLSFYYTLLEILKRNRSYALQALRRSLHRMPGFTPRVLDDFRQEFEVFVADILREGRRTEEVASRPLLQEQYPRAFWQQMLFVLGFFAKDDTVDFQRTDAAVEKAVTLSFDLVGRNTLDSAVDFVRFLVQR
- a CDS encoding ABC1 kinase family protein, encoding MDEAPHSLNSLPTTKVARAARFAKTGLNVGANYVKHYAKRAVGAESTTADLHAANAAELYGTLSEMKGSVLKVAQMLAMEKNLLPTAYADQFAQAQYQTPPLSGPLVVKAFRDSFRKSPFEVFDEFDINARQAASIGQVHFARKNSKHLAVKVQYPGVADSIRSDIRLVKPIALRILGLDEATVRPYMDEVEARLLEETDYVLELRRGQEIAAACTGLAHLQFPQYYPELSSARILTMDWLPGQHLKEFLATNPTQEVRNQLGQALWDFYMYQLNTLRRVHADPHPGNFLLQAEAGGTVGVLDFGCVKEIPADVHRLFTALLAPETLADPNRLAELLTEAGVVRSEDAPAKRAFYVDTMRQSLELVGRPFRQDTFDFGDPAYLQSLYALGDDLMQQPELRQQREPRGSEHFIYLNRTYVGLYALLTELRASIRTS
- a CDS encoding dienelactone hydrolase family protein, whose protein sequence is MKKLWTLCAALLGMASVASAQTLSCCAKAPAANATEVFAMLATNEDFSGGHDAPLPFNYQGTGSMIQFKTADGQTSKAFEIKSNTPSDKYLFVIHEWWGLNDYIKQEAARFAQELPGVNVIALDLYDGQVATDADQAGKLMQGAKTERAQAIINGALGYAGPKAQIASIGWCFGGGWSIQTALLAGPKAKACVAYYGMPEKDVAKLKTLNTDVLFVFAKQDKWINQEVVNQFQKDMAAAKKGLTVKAYDADHAFANPSNPKYSKTFAEDAHAASVAYLKKNLKLK
- a CDS encoding DUF962 domain-containing protein — translated: MYPASSSAVQSLLDEYGESHQNPTNKLVHWICVPLIMFSILGLLWSVPVPHTIRDISPWLNWATLVMVLALAYYVRLSGRLAVGMILVWGLMAAILRLVAAEAPLPMWAICLLIFVLAWIGQFWGHKVEGKKPSFLKDLQFLLIGPLWLLHFIYRQLGWRYS
- the phhA gene encoding phenylalanine 4-monooxygenase, whose protein sequence is MVSTHISPVVESPQLLTQHYSRYTAADQHVWQLLFDRQMELLPGRASDAFLEGVWRVGFRRDAIPDFREVNPRLRELTGWELVVVPGIVDDATFFGLLAQKKFPATTWLRRLEQLDYLEEPDMFHDVFGHVPLLTDAGFATFLQELGQAAVHHFQRWPGTLELFTRLYWFTAEFGLIQEPAGLRIYGAGLLSSHGEVQFSLGSSPTRLPFSLDGVLDTAFEKDKFQDLYFVLNDMQQLPDSLQELLQRLLE
- a CDS encoding phenylalanine 4-monooxygenase, whose product is MLQQHYDRYTAQDQLVWKVLFDRQTALLHKRACTAFWQGLAAVGLHRNAIPDFSEVSERLYRATGWQLEPVKGALNDAEFFGLLAQRKFPATVWIRSMEQFDFIEEPDLFHGVFGHAPLLMDQRFADFLHFLGQMAVQHLDDAVALSRLERLYGFTVQFGLVQERGETRMYGAGLLSSSGEIHHCISDVTRRQPFDLATVLQTPYSEAHLQEQYFLLNGWDQLTESVADLAALFASGWQLEPVEKQ
- a CDS encoding DoxX family protein, producing the protein MKKWLFFARPFSSRFADVAWLLFRLHLGLSIAVGAGWSKLVNLTTASEVSKLLTGAAALGPPDWFVQQVAQLGFVYPSPYVWAWLAAWGEFAGGLLVAVGLLTRWSGLQLALQFLIIAFLWYDSPEPLLGMYYQQLLFWAFVLVAMVGGGRYSLDYFLIRPQHSHSQGDAGTLKPALLLLLLLLLGNGDVCAQSATPRLTMQELARLAQQWERGSLTYLDYSSRKSVTLPTYLNGMRPRSNELVLDFVYQEPEGKQVEGYDKLILDDTGTKLEWDGVPMVLVEKTPLPNQTLRLKFEGIGQDDQRDCLIRRTLLLGPQQILVVKEVKYVGSSTFLVRNTYRFQR